A single region of the Plantactinospora soyae genome encodes:
- a CDS encoding MFS transporter codes for MPTLLIAMDMTVLHLAVPSLTTDLRPSTGQLLWIMDIYGFLVAGLLITMGTLGDRIGRRKLLLTGAAAFGVASVLAALSTSAEMLIVTRALLGVAGATLMPSTLSLIRNMFHDAAQRTVAISVWMTCFAVGGALGPLLGGFLLNYFWWGSAFLIGVPVMLVLLVLGPVLLPEHRNTKAGKLDLGSAVLSLIAVLSVVYGLKLVAEDGFGLPPVTFMALGLAVGVAFVHRQRTLADPLLDLKLFRERTFSASVALLTLGILVMAGSQLFTLQYLQLVHGLSPLVAGLWSLPNAAGLMVGAMTAPALAAKIRPGFVIAGGLVVAAIGLGMLTLVSATAGLGILVTASAIMGAGLGPMAALGTDLIVGAAPPERAGAASAISETGTELGAGLGIAVLGSIGFGVYRSQIEDTMPAGVDSEAAHESLGGAVAVAQDLSGKAGDELLTVAREAFTHGLHVTAVVGVGVVLVLALLATVLLRGVTPGANGHDEPAEDAAQAGIPDSAATTQTPTTAEAVRTAATLGSNV; via the coding sequence ATGCCCACGCTGCTCATCGCAATGGACATGACCGTTCTGCACCTGGCGGTTCCCTCGCTGACCACGGACTTACGGCCGAGTACCGGGCAACTGCTGTGGATCATGGACATCTACGGGTTCCTGGTCGCCGGCCTGCTCATCACCATGGGAACGCTCGGCGACCGGATCGGGCGGCGCAAGCTGTTGCTGACCGGTGCCGCCGCCTTCGGCGTCGCCTCGGTGCTCGCCGCGCTGTCCACCAGCGCCGAGATGCTGATCGTGACCCGCGCACTGCTCGGCGTCGCGGGTGCGACGCTGATGCCCTCCACGCTGTCCCTGATCCGCAACATGTTCCACGACGCGGCCCAGCGCACCGTCGCCATCAGTGTCTGGATGACCTGCTTCGCGGTCGGCGGCGCCCTCGGCCCGCTGCTCGGCGGGTTCCTGCTCAACTACTTCTGGTGGGGCTCGGCGTTCCTGATCGGCGTCCCCGTCATGCTGGTCCTGCTCGTGCTCGGCCCGGTGCTGCTGCCCGAGCACCGGAACACGAAGGCGGGCAAGCTGGATCTGGGCAGTGCCGTCCTGTCCCTGATCGCCGTACTGTCCGTGGTCTACGGCCTCAAGCTGGTCGCCGAGGACGGCTTCGGGCTGCCGCCGGTCACCTTCATGGCGCTGGGTCTGGCCGTCGGGGTCGCCTTCGTCCACCGGCAACGAACGCTCGCCGACCCGCTGCTCGACCTCAAGCTGTTCCGCGAGCGCACCTTCAGCGCCTCGGTGGCTCTGCTCACCCTCGGCATCCTGGTGATGGCCGGCTCGCAACTGTTCACCCTTCAGTACCTCCAACTCGTACACGGACTCTCCCCGCTGGTCGCCGGCCTCTGGTCGTTGCCCAACGCGGCCGGTCTGATGGTCGGTGCCATGACGGCCCCGGCCCTCGCCGCGAAGATCCGCCCCGGCTTCGTCATCGCGGGCGGCCTGGTCGTCGCGGCCATCGGGCTGGGAATGCTCACACTGGTCAGCGCCACAGCGGGCCTGGGCATCCTGGTGACGGCGTCCGCGATCATGGGTGCGGGTCTCGGGCCGATGGCGGCCCTCGGCACCGACCTGATCGTCGGCGCGGCTCCGCCCGAGCGGGCCGGTGCGGCGTCGGCCATCTCCGAGACGGGCACCGAACTGGGCGCCGGTCTGGGCATCGCGGTCCTCGGGAGCATCGGCTTCGGTGTCTACCGCAGCCAGATCGAGGACACCATGCCGGCGGGCGTCGACTCCGAGGCGGCGCACGAGTCGCTCGGCGGCGCGGTGGCGGTGGCCCAAGACCTCTCCGGCAAGGCCGGGGACGAACTGCTCACCGTCGCCCGTGAGGCGTTCACCCACGGGCTGCATGTCACGGCCGTCGTCGGCGTCGGCGTCGTGCTCGTCCTGGCCCTGCTGGCAACCGTGCTGCTGCGCGGCGTCACCCCGGGCGCCAACGGTCACGACGAGCCAGCGGAGGACGCCGCGCAGGCCGGGATCCCGGACAGCGCGGCCACCACGCAGACCCCGACGACCGCCGAAGCGGTCAGGACAGCGGCCACGCTCGGAAGCAACGTCTGA